In one window of Pseudomonas benzenivorans DNA:
- the sugE gene encoding quaternary ammonium compound efflux SMR transporter SugE: protein MSWIILFFAGLFEVGWAVGLKYTDGFTRPLPSLLTIAAMVVSLGLLGLAMKELPLGTAYAIWTGVGAVGTVIAGIILFGESMALIRLASVALILCGLLGLKLSH from the coding sequence ATGTCCTGGATCATTCTGTTTTTCGCCGGCCTGTTCGAGGTCGGCTGGGCCGTCGGCCTGAAATATACCGACGGTTTCACCCGCCCCCTACCCAGCCTGCTGACCATCGCCGCGATGGTCGTCAGCCTGGGCCTGCTCGGCCTGGCCATGAAGGAGCTGCCCCTGGGCACCGCCTACGCCATCTGGACCGGGGTCGGCGCGGTCGGCACGGTGATCGCCGGCATCATCCTGTTCGGCGAATCCATGGCCTTGATCCGCCTGGCCAGCGTGGCGCTGATTCTCTGCGGCTTGCTCGGGCTTAAACTCAGCCACTGA